A single window of Flagellimonas maritima DNA harbors:
- a CDS encoding fumarate reductase/succinate dehydrogenase flavoprotein subunit — protein MGVLDSREPQGPLADKWTKHKNEIDLVNPANKRNIDIIVVGTGLAGGSAAATLAELGYNVKTFCYQDSPRRAHSIAAQGGVNAAKNYQGDGDSVYRLFYDTIKGGDYRSRESNVYRLAEVSTNIIDQCVAQGVPFAREYGGLLDNRSFGGVLVSRTFYAKGQTGQQLLLGAYAAMNRQIQRGKIKSYTRHEMLDLVLVDGKARGIIARDLVSGEIERHSAHAVVLATGGYGNLFFLSTYCMGANVMAAWKAHKKGAFFANPCFTQIHPTCIPVSGDHQSKLTLMSESLRNDGRIWVPKRLEDAQAIREGKLKPTQLGEEERDYYLERRYPAFGNLVPRDVASRAAKERCDAGFGVNKTGEAVYLDFSAAIMRYGKEKALTSGMKDVDDDTIRDLGEKIVEEKYGNLFQMYEKIVDQNPYKTPMMIYPAVHYTMGGLWVDYNLQTTIPGCYAAGEANFSDHGANRLGASALMQGLADGYFVLPYTIGDYLSDDIRTGAIPIDSLEFDAAEKNVKDRLEKLMSGTGIHSVDYYHKKLGKIMWNKCGMSRNAKELKEAIKEIAELRKDFWENVKIPGSPNGKNQELEKAGRVADFLELGELFAKDALERNESCGGHFREEYQTPEGEALRDDENFKFVSAWEYMGEPSDAKLHKEDLVYENIKVKTRSYK, from the coding sequence ATGGGAGTATTGGATTCTAGAGAGCCGCAAGGACCATTGGCCGATAAATGGACAAAACATAAAAACGAAATAGATCTTGTTAACCCTGCCAACAAACGCAATATCGATATTATCGTTGTTGGTACAGGTCTGGCGGGAGGTTCGGCAGCAGCAACTTTGGCCGAATTGGGATATAATGTAAAAACGTTCTGCTATCAAGATTCACCCAGAAGGGCACATTCAATTGCTGCACAAGGGGGTGTGAACGCCGCCAAAAACTATCAAGGAGACGGAGATAGTGTATATCGTTTGTTCTATGATACCATAAAAGGAGGGGATTACCGTTCCCGTGAATCCAATGTATATCGCTTGGCTGAAGTTTCAACCAATATTATTGACCAGTGCGTTGCCCAAGGTGTCCCTTTTGCACGCGAATACGGTGGCCTTTTAGATAACCGTTCATTTGGTGGCGTACTTGTTTCAAGAACCTTCTATGCCAAAGGACAGACCGGACAACAATTGTTGTTGGGGGCTTATGCCGCAATGAACAGACAAATCCAAAGAGGGAAAATAAAGTCATATACCCGTCATGAGATGTTGGATTTGGTATTGGTTGATGGAAAAGCAAGAGGTATCATCGCAAGGGATTTGGTCAGTGGAGAAATTGAAAGACATTCCGCACATGCCGTAGTATTGGCAACAGGTGGTTATGGTAATCTATTTTTCCTTTCAACATATTGTATGGGAGCCAACGTAATGGCTGCATGGAAGGCACATAAAAAAGGGGCTTTCTTTGCCAATCCCTGTTTTACACAAATCCATCCAACGTGCATCCCGGTTTCAGGAGATCATCAATCCAAACTGACATTAATGTCAGAATCTTTACGAAACGATGGACGTATTTGGGTGCCAAAACGTTTGGAAGATGCCCAAGCCATTCGTGAAGGGAAATTAAAACCAACACAACTTGGTGAAGAAGAACGCGACTACTATCTGGAGAGACGTTATCCCGCATTTGGAAACTTGGTTCCCAGGGATGTTGCATCAAGAGCTGCAAAAGAACGCTGCGATGCCGGGTTTGGCGTAAACAAAACAGGAGAAGCAGTTTACTTGGATTTCTCAGCTGCAATTATGCGCTATGGAAAAGAAAAAGCATTAACATCCGGCATGAAGGATGTAGACGATGATACCATTCGTGACTTGGGCGAAAAAATTGTAGAAGAAAAGTATGGAAACCTTTTTCAGATGTACGAAAAAATAGTAGATCAAAATCCATACAAAACCCCAATGATGATCTATCCTGCCGTACATTATACCATGGGCGGACTTTGGGTGGATTATAATCTGCAAACCACTATCCCTGGCTGTTATGCTGCCGGAGAAGCCAATTTTAGTGACCACGGAGCAAATCGTCTTGGGGCATCTGCTTTGATGCAAGGGCTGGCAGATGGATATTTTGTATTGCCGTATACAATCGGTGATTACTTATCAGATGATATTAGAACAGGAGCAATCCCAATCGATTCTCTAGAGTTTGATGCCGCCGAAAAGAATGTAAAGGATAGACTGGAGAAATTGATGTCCGGAACAGGAATACATTCTGTAGATTATTACCACAAGAAATTGGGTAAAATTATGTGGAACAAATGTGGCATGTCCCGTAATGCCAAAGAATTAAAAGAAGCCATTAAGGAAATTGCTGAATTGCGAAAGGATTTCTGGGAAAACGTAAAAATTCCCGGCAGTCCTAACGGCAAGAACCAAGAACTTGAAAAAGCTGGAAGAGTTGCCGATTTCTTGGAACTCGGAGAACTTTTTGCAAAAGATGCTTTAGAACGTAACGAATCTTGTGGAGGACACTTTAGGGAAGAATACCAAACACCGGAAGGAGAAGCATTACGTGATGACGAAAACTTCAAATTTGTATCCGCTTGGGAATACATGGGGGAGCCAAGTGATGCAAAACTGCATAAGGAAGATTTGGTCTATGAAAACATTAAAGTAAAAACTCGTTCTTACAAATAA
- a CDS encoding succinate dehydrogenase cytochrome b subunit yields MSGLLKSSIARKIVMALSGLFLVVFLTQHFVINITSVIDPDVFNSWSHFMGYNPLVQFILQPILIAGVIIHFVMGFILEIQNRRARGVGYVKYKGSANAPWVSRNMIYTGLVVLAFLGLHFYDFWVHEMAFKYIEANPEDPTRYHEETVEKFAPVWRTIIYVISFVLLSLHLWHGFSSSFQSMGVNNKYSAGIKLFTNIFSVVIPLGFIFIALYHHLNPITH; encoded by the coding sequence ATGAGCGGATTGTTAAAATCTTCGATAGCCCGTAAAATAGTAATGGCACTTTCGGGACTCTTCTTGGTTGTTTTCCTAACACAACATTTTGTCATTAACATTACGTCCGTGATCGACCCGGATGTTTTTAACTCGTGGTCCCATTTTATGGGATACAATCCATTGGTACAATTCATTTTACAACCAATTCTTATTGCAGGAGTTATTATTCACTTTGTAATGGGTTTCATTTTAGAAATACAAAATAGAAGGGCAAGAGGTGTAGGCTACGTAAAATATAAGGGTAGTGCAAATGCTCCTTGGGTATCTAGAAATATGATCTACACGGGTTTGGTAGTGCTTGCATTTCTAGGACTGCATTTTTATGATTTTTGGGTACATGAAATGGCTTTTAAATACATTGAAGCCAACCCCGAAGACCCAACACGTTACCATGAAGAAACAGTTGAGAAATTTGCACCTGTCTGGCGTACCATAATCTACGTTATCTCATTTGTTCTATTGAGCTTGCACTTATGGCATGGTTTCTCATCTTCTTTCCAAAGTATGGGGGTCAATAACAAGTATTCCGCCGGAATTAAATTATTTACAAATATATTTTCAGTGGTGATTCCTTTGGGTTTTATTTTCATCGCCCTATATCATCACCTTAACCCAATAACACATTAA
- a CDS encoding SIMPL domain-containing protein (The SIMPL domain is named for its presence in mouse protein SIMPL (signalling molecule that associates with mouse pelle-like kinase). Bacterial member BP26, from Brucella, was shown to assemble into a channel-like structure, while YggE from E. coli has been associated with resistance to oxidative stress.) — translation MKKIIFFLILISYFGFGQKQPSIQVIGRAVHIDKTPMFKGSVTLSSAYSSLPSETFTLSQMKEKYDAALKSNGISLAQLKEDKFAYESLGYDKEGTIYEFETSTLEDFRKFMKSKSFGVQRLQFDQVITLDEEEIASLSKKAFENAKKKAEAMTKNIELDLGKVISIDDNRNYLDEEIIRGLYYDKPLGHFQYEVVVTFALKND, via the coding sequence ATGAAAAAAATAATATTCTTTCTTATACTAATATCTTATTTCGGGTTTGGCCAAAAGCAACCATCCATACAAGTTATTGGCAGAGCAGTGCACATTGACAAGACGCCTATGTTCAAAGGTTCCGTGACCTTGAGTTCTGCCTATTCCAGTCTTCCATCAGAAACTTTTACGTTATCCCAAATGAAAGAAAAGTACGATGCAGCCCTTAAGAGCAATGGCATATCTTTAGCACAATTAAAAGAAGATAAATTTGCTTATGAATCATTGGGGTATGATAAAGAAGGTACCATCTATGAATTTGAAACATCCACATTGGAAGACTTTCGAAAATTCATGAAATCCAAGTCCTTTGGTGTACAGCGGCTACAATTTGATCAGGTTATAACACTTGATGAGGAAGAAATTGCATCGCTTTCCAAAAAGGCTTTTGAAAATGCAAAGAAGAAAGCAGAAGCTATGACCAAGAACATTGAATTGGATTTAGGCAAAGTAATAAGCATAGATGACAACAGAAACTATTTGGATGAAGAAATTATTAGAGGGCTCTACTATGATAAACCCTTGGGTCATTTTCAATATGAAGTTGTTGTGACGTTTGCTCTTAAGAATGATTAA
- a CDS encoding collagen-like protein, with translation MQKRRKFLHLFSMLFLGALVISCSAEDGETGPAGPAGPQGEQGPAGADGAQGEQGETGTANVIYSDWIDSEFDDNIIATSASFSIDAPLMTDDIINEGVILVFGRSTPNPITEDTDVYPLPIVFGASRQQSYYFRAEEAGQLFIIVSANEEGNPTGVPFFGEYRYVLIPGGTPSGGSGPGDITTKNSSLDYSKMSYKEITELFGIEE, from the coding sequence ATGCAAAAAAGAAGAAAATTTTTACATCTATTTTCAATGTTGTTTTTAGGGGCATTAGTAATATCATGCTCCGCCGAAGACGGTGAAACAGGACCTGCCGGCCCAGCTGGGCCACAAGGTGAACAAGGACCTGCCGGCGCGGACGGAGCTCAGGGCGAACAGGGAGAGACAGGTACGGCCAATGTCATTTATTCAGATTGGATAGATTCGGAATTTGATGATAATATTATAGCAACTTCTGCCTCATTCTCCATAGATGCCCCGTTGATGACAGACGATATTATAAACGAAGGTGTAATATTGGTTTTTGGGCGTTCCACGCCCAATCCTATTACCGAAGACACGGATGTGTACCCGCTACCCATTGTTTTTGGTGCATCACGGCAGCAATCCTACTATTTTAGAGCGGAAGAAGCTGGGCAGTTATTCATCATCGTATCTGCAAACGAAGAGGGTAATCCTACAGGGGTGCCATTTTTTGGCGAATACCGCTACGTTTTGATTCCTGGAGGAACTCCCTCTGGAGGTTCTGGGCCAGGAGACATTACTACCAAGAATAGTTCTTTGGACTATTCCAAAATGTCCTATAAAGAAATTACTGAACTTTTTGGTATAGAAGAATAA
- a CDS encoding helix-turn-helix domain-containing protein encodes MNWNLFNGIVLSTTLPIVLLCIYKIFVHKKDSTYQYMYWFILLSNLVIVQVLFIDIGLTKLYPLLLILYMPFQFLCPALFTGFTYSYLGKSEIFKKSLVYFLIPFILFLGLYTFLKINVIMDYAFLSMGVAANIGAEFDENSAVAFSLLMAIWNHRVIKEYESSIGRLPYKVVLKKTRWLKKTYIVMVFLCFIWLLVIMSIKLFDSWSGHVPYYPLWTLFIAFYYSFLFQGEKHLKELGQKKTLQESELKSINGNFQVSALRNIFSTNELISIHESQDYITEILSYFATSLFDKKNEEDVVWDITKNCIAKLGLEDCVIYIFDKNRNVLVQKAAYGNKDNGDKKILSPLEIPLGKGIVGSAAKKGEWEMVKNIERDGRYILDDKNRKSELAVPIINNGELIGVLDSENSEKDFFNEKHLLLFQLIAKLTATKLSHIGKQSLFELTDDNAYYKELLNWFEEERPYLDPYLDLLSVSNYLKISVGYLSQIINKLSGTNFSDFINMYRLNEAKDMLANPSFSNYTIIAIGLESGFNSKSTFYNAFKKKIGITPSEYRQMHLMMS; translated from the coding sequence ATGAACTGGAATCTTTTCAACGGTATTGTTTTATCGACCACCCTACCCATTGTTCTCCTATGCATTTATAAAATCTTTGTTCACAAAAAAGACAGCACTTACCAATACATGTATTGGTTTATTTTGTTATCCAATCTAGTCATTGTCCAGGTTCTATTTATCGATATTGGTCTGACCAAGCTTTATCCTTTGCTATTAATACTATATATGCCATTCCAGTTTCTATGCCCTGCTCTTTTTACAGGTTTTACCTATAGTTATTTGGGAAAATCAGAAATTTTTAAAAAAAGTCTTGTTTATTTTTTGATTCCGTTTATTCTCTTTCTAGGACTTTATACCTTCTTGAAGATAAATGTCATCATGGACTATGCATTCCTTTCCATGGGAGTGGCGGCAAATATTGGAGCAGAATTTGACGAAAACAGTGCGGTGGCCTTTTCACTCCTAATGGCAATCTGGAATCATAGGGTCATAAAAGAATATGAAAGTAGCATAGGTAGGTTGCCCTATAAAGTGGTACTAAAGAAAACCAGATGGTTAAAAAAAACCTATATCGTCATGGTTTTTTTATGTTTTATTTGGTTGTTGGTCATCATGTCAATTAAACTTTTTGACTCATGGAGCGGTCATGTGCCCTATTATCCTTTATGGACGCTTTTCATAGCTTTTTACTATTCCTTCTTATTTCAGGGCGAAAAACATTTAAAGGAATTGGGACAGAAAAAAACCCTTCAGGAAAGTGAGTTAAAATCGATTAACGGAAATTTTCAGGTATCGGCCCTCAGGAATATTTTCAGTACAAATGAGCTAATATCAATTCATGAAAGCCAAGACTATATAACCGAAATTCTCAGCTACTTTGCAACGTCGCTTTTCGATAAAAAAAATGAGGAGGACGTAGTTTGGGACATCACTAAAAATTGTATCGCCAAACTTGGGCTGGAAGATTGTGTTATCTATATTTTCGATAAAAATAGAAATGTGCTGGTGCAAAAAGCGGCTTATGGAAATAAGGACAATGGGGACAAAAAAATTCTAAGCCCTTTGGAAATACCCCTAGGCAAAGGAATTGTTGGTTCCGCAGCAAAAAAAGGAGAATGGGAGATGGTGAAAAATATAGAGCGGGACGGACGCTATATTTTGGACGACAAAAACAGAAAGTCGGAGTTGGCCGTACCCATAATTAATAATGGTGAACTTATCGGTGTATTGGATTCCGAGAATTCCGAAAAAGATTTTTTTAATGAAAAACACTTGTTGCTGTTTCAATTGATAGCCAAGCTAACGGCGACCAAACTATCACATATTGGCAAACAATCCCTGTTCGAGCTTACGGATGACAATGCATATTACAAAGAACTCCTAAATTGGTTTGAAGAGGAAAGACCATATTTGGATCCTTATTTGGACCTACTTTCGGTAAGCAACTATTTAAAAATAAGCGTAGGGTATCTGTCCCAAATCATAAATAAATTAAGCGGTACGAATTTTTCGGATTTTATCAATATGTACCGTCTCAACGAAGCTAAGGATATGCTTGCCAATCCTAGTTTTTCCAATTATACCATAATAGCCATCGGACTGGAATCCGGTTTCAACTCAAAATCCACTTTTTATAATGCGTTCAAGAAAAAGATAGGAATCACTCCATCGGAATACCGACAAATGCATTTGATGATGTCCTGA
- a CDS encoding RimK family alpha-L-glutamate ligase, translating to MDIAILSVSLNVHSTRRIVEEAQKAGHYVELIDHTKCSVKLGDGKPQIYLGEENVTDEFDAIVPRIGTKVTRHGAAIVKQFEMNNVFSTARSLGITRARNKIRTLQIMARKGIPIPETVFSINPDNIEEQIKLLGGPPVIIKLQEGTQGLGVILAESKKSAKSIIDTFYKMDTSILLQQYIEEANGEDIRIIIVGNKVVASMKRSSDLDDFRSNMHRGADAVAIKPSAKEQFIALNAAKYLGLGVAGVDLMRSRKGPVLIEVNASPGLKGIEAATGINVAKHIIQFVENNGPRSRR from the coding sequence ATGGACATCGCCATTTTATCAGTTAGCCTCAACGTACATTCTACAAGAAGGATAGTTGAAGAAGCCCAGAAAGCAGGTCATTATGTAGAGCTGATAGATCATACCAAATGCTCTGTAAAATTAGGTGACGGAAAGCCGCAGATCTATCTGGGTGAAGAAAACGTTACCGATGAATTTGATGCGATTGTTCCTAGAATAGGGACAAAGGTAACCAGGCACGGTGCGGCCATAGTCAAACAATTTGAAATGAACAATGTTTTTAGTACGGCCCGTTCTCTGGGAATTACACGTGCAAGAAATAAGATCAGAACCCTACAGATTATGGCACGAAAGGGAATTCCAATACCTGAAACCGTATTTTCCATCAATCCAGACAATATTGAAGAGCAGATAAAATTGCTGGGCGGACCTCCCGTAATTATAAAATTACAAGAAGGAACACAAGGTTTGGGAGTTATTCTGGCAGAAAGCAAAAAATCCGCAAAATCAATCATAGATACCTTTTATAAAATGGATACCAGTATCCTCCTGCAGCAATATATTGAAGAAGCCAACGGGGAGGATATTCGTATTATCATTGTTGGCAATAAAGTTGTGGCCAGCATGAAACGTTCCAGTGATTTGGATGACTTTAGATCTAATATGCACAGAGGAGCGGATGCCGTTGCCATAAAGCCCTCTGCCAAAGAACAGTTTATAGCGCTAAACGCAGCCAAATATTTAGGTTTGGGAGTAGCAGGTGTGGATTTGATGCGATCTAGAAAAGGACCTGTGTTAATAGAAGTAAATGCTTCTCCAGGCCTTAAGGGCATAGAAGCGGCTACAGGCATAAATGTTGCAAAACATATTATTCAATTTGTTGAAAATAATGGACCCAGAAGCAGAAGATAA
- a CDS encoding DUF2721 domain-containing protein, whose translation MQLTLSIPALLFPAISLTMLAYNARYLAIAALIRQLHKQYAEDATPPLEKQIAQLRRRLGIIKNMQAMAIISFLLAVITMSLIYIELTIWANIIFSASLMALIISLLLSLIEVQLSTKALAIQLNTMDK comes from the coding sequence ATGCAATTAACCCTAAGCATTCCGGCCTTATTGTTTCCAGCAATTTCACTGACCATGTTGGCATACAATGCCCGTTATTTGGCAATTGCTGCATTGATCAGGCAATTGCACAAGCAATACGCAGAGGATGCCACTCCTCCACTGGAAAAGCAAATAGCCCAATTAAGAAGAAGATTAGGTATTATTAAAAATATGCAGGCCATGGCCATTATCAGTTTCTTATTGGCCGTTATTACAATGTCCCTAATTTATATTGAACTTACCATTTGGGCCAACATCATTTTCAGTGCCAGTTTGATGGCTCTGATCATCTCCTTGCTCTTATCATTGATAGAGGTACAATTGTCAACAAAGGCGTTGGCCATACAGTTGAATACTATGGATAAATAA
- a CDS encoding WD40/YVTN/BNR-like repeat-containing protein, with the protein MKRFLLPLFILLFQHVIGQQTSTPAEKVMQALEQKGKMAETSLVKNIPLKNIGPSVMSGRVVDLEVNPINPTEFYVAYASGGLWHTNTNGISFTPVLDGSDTQNIGDIAVDWTNGTLWVGTGENNSSRSSYAGIGILKSTDKGKTWQNMGLPDSHHIGRIIINPNNPDEVVVGVTGHLYTSNEERGIYKTTDGGASWQKTLFVNDRTGIIDVAHAPNNFNIQYAAAWEKDRKAWNFSGNGPGSGVYKSVDGGSNWTLITKAESGFPTGDGVGRIGLAVLDENTVYAIHDSQFRREKKDAEKKEELTKDDFKSMDKDAFLALDNKKLNDYLKTNGFQEKYRAENVKQMVRSGAVKPIDLAKYLENANSLLFDTPVVGAEVYRSDNAGKTWMKMNENYIDDLFYSYGYYFAQIRVDPNNKDRIYLAGVPLIKSEDGGNTYTSIGKENVHADHHALWINPKMPGHLINGNDGGVNITYDDGENWMKNNSPKVGQFYAINIDNEKPYNVYGGLQDNGVWKGPHNNEENSRWHQTGKNPWEMIMGGDGMQVQIDNRNSNVVYTGFQFGNYYRLDLENSGRKYIQPKHELGESPYRFNWQTPILLSKHNQDILYLGGNKLHRSLNQGDDWEAISNDLTQGGKTGNVAYGTLTTISESPFKFGLLYTGSDDGLVHISKSSGGSWENISTTLRKNLWVTEVAASKHKKERVYVTLNGYRSDDFTAYVFMSDDYGKSWKSISSNIPTSPVNAFVEDPENENLLFVGTDNGLYASFDRGESWELLQNGMPNVAVHDLVIHPEEKHLLVGTHGRSIYKADIRALQQITLDVLSEELVVFDVENIKHSKNWGNSWSSWSKPDTPGLDITFYSSKTGSYLAKIMTASGTEVSYVEIEADKGLNILSYDLAFSKKGKSSFLKKNKMKLTEAKNGKTYLPKGNYIIEISGNGQTEKVEFKIE; encoded by the coding sequence TAATCCAACGGAATTCTATGTGGCCTACGCTTCTGGCGGACTTTGGCACACAAATACCAATGGAATTTCCTTTACCCCGGTTTTAGATGGTTCCGACACCCAAAATATTGGGGATATTGCTGTTGATTGGACCAATGGAACTTTGTGGGTAGGTACTGGTGAAAACAATTCCTCACGCTCTTCCTATGCGGGTATCGGTATTTTAAAATCCACGGACAAAGGAAAAACATGGCAAAATATGGGCTTGCCAGATTCCCACCATATTGGTCGTATCATTATTAATCCTAATAATCCTGATGAAGTTGTGGTGGGGGTTACAGGACATTTATATACTTCTAACGAAGAAAGGGGTATTTATAAAACCACGGATGGAGGAGCATCGTGGCAGAAAACCCTTTTTGTAAATGATAGAACGGGAATTATCGACGTGGCCCATGCACCAAACAATTTTAATATTCAGTATGCCGCAGCGTGGGAAAAAGATAGAAAAGCATGGAATTTTTCAGGAAATGGTCCTGGATCGGGAGTTTACAAAAGTGTTGACGGTGGAAGCAATTGGACCTTGATTACGAAAGCGGAAAGTGGTTTTCCAACCGGTGATGGTGTCGGTAGAATTGGTTTAGCGGTTCTTGATGAAAATACGGTCTATGCTATTCATGACAGTCAGTTTAGGCGCGAAAAGAAGGATGCCGAAAAAAAAGAAGAACTCACCAAAGATGATTTTAAATCGATGGATAAGGATGCTTTTCTTGCTCTTGATAATAAAAAACTAAACGACTACCTGAAAACTAACGGTTTTCAAGAAAAATACAGGGCAGAAAATGTGAAACAAATGGTTCGCAGTGGTGCAGTAAAGCCAATTGACCTAGCTAAGTATCTGGAAAATGCAAATTCCCTGTTGTTCGATACACCAGTAGTGGGTGCAGAAGTCTACCGAAGTGATAATGCTGGAAAAACGTGGATGAAAATGAACGAAAATTACATAGATGACCTTTTTTACAGCTACGGATACTATTTTGCGCAAATACGAGTTGATCCCAATAATAAGGACCGTATTTATTTGGCCGGTGTTCCCTTAATAAAATCGGAAGATGGAGGAAACACCTATACATCCATAGGGAAAGAAAACGTACATGCAGATCATCATGCGTTATGGATTAATCCAAAAATGCCGGGACACCTCATCAATGGAAATGATGGCGGCGTAAACATTACGTACGATGATGGTGAAAATTGGATGAAAAACAATTCACCAAAAGTAGGACAGTTCTATGCCATCAATATAGATAATGAAAAACCATATAATGTCTATGGTGGGCTGCAAGATAATGGCGTATGGAAAGGACCCCATAATAATGAAGAGAATAGTCGTTGGCACCAAACGGGAAAGAATCCATGGGAAATGATTATGGGCGGTGATGGTATGCAAGTACAAATCGACAATCGAAACTCCAATGTGGTTTATACCGGTTTTCAATTTGGCAATTACTATCGTTTGGATTTAGAAAATAGTGGCAGAAAATACATTCAGCCCAAACATGAACTGGGCGAATCGCCATATCGATTTAATTGGCAAACACCTATTTTACTATCTAAACACAATCAAGATATCTTGTACTTGGGCGGAAACAAATTACACCGCTCCTTAAACCAAGGTGATGATTGGGAAGCTATTTCCAATGACCTGACTCAGGGCGGTAAGACGGGAAATGTAGCCTATGGTACCTTGACCACCATTTCAGAATCCCCATTCAAATTTGGATTATTATATACTGGAAGTGATGACGGTTTGGTACACATATCCAAAAGTAGTGGTGGAAGTTGGGAAAATATTTCTACTACTCTTCGAAAAAATCTATGGGTGACCGAAGTTGCAGCATCCAAGCACAAAAAAGAACGGGTTTATGTTACTTTGAACGGATATCGTTCCGACGACTTTACAGCGTATGTTTTTATGAGTGATGATTATGGTAAAAGTTGGAAGAGCATTTCAAGCAACATCCCGACCTCTCCGGTAAATGCCTTTGTGGAAGACCCAGAAAATGAAAATCTATTGTTTGTAGGCACCGATAATGGGTTGTACGCAAGTTTTGATCGGGGGGAATCTTGGGAATTGCTCCAGAACGGCATGCCCAATGTTGCCGTTCACGATTTAGTTATTCATCCCGAAGAAAAACATCTCTTGGTCGGTACACATGGCCGAAGCATCTATAAAGCAGATATTAGGGCACTACAGCAGATTACATTGGACGTACTTTCCGAAGAATTGGTAGTCTTTGATGTTGAAAATATAAAACATTCCAAAAACTGGGGCAACTCTTGGAGCTCATGGTCCAAACCGGACACCCCAGGATTGGACATTACATTCTATTCCAGCAAAACGGGAAGTTACTTGGCAAAAATCATGACTGCCAGCGGAACAGAAGTAAGCTACGTGGAAATTGAAGCCGACAAGGGATTGAATATTCTTTCTTATGATTTGGCTTTCAGTAAAAAAGGGAAGAGTAGCTTTTTAAAGAAGAATAAAATGAAATTGACAGAAGCTAAAAATGGTAAAACATACTTGCCCAAAGGAAATTATATAATTGAGATTTCAGGGAATGGACAAACGGAGAAAGTTGAATTTAAGATTGAATAA